The Caldisericaceae bacterium genome includes the window AGCCTCTTGTATCTTCCGATTTCAAAGGCATTACTTACTCTGGTGTAGTTGATGCATTATCTACCATGGTAGTTGATGGTAATCTTTTGAATGTGGTTAGTTGGTACGATAATGAATGGGGTTATTCGTGTAGAGTTGCTGACTTAACAAAATTAGTCGTTGAGAAGGCAGGATACTAATAAGGAGGTAAAATGCCTAAAAAGACTCTAAAAGACGTTGATGTGAGAAACAAGAGGGTTCTTGTAAGGGTTGATTTTAACGTGCCCATAACAAAAGATGGTAAAGTGCTTGATGAATTTAGAATTTTAGGAGTTTTGCCTACGATAAACTATCTAAGAGAACACAATGCAAAAGTAATTCTTATGAGTCACCTCGGACGCCCAAAAGGATTTGATGAATCTTTAAAAATGGACCCCATAAAAGATGTCCTTGAGAAACTGGGGGGCTTTAAGGTATATAAACTTAACGATTGTGTGGGGGATGAAGTTGAGTCTTTTATAAATGAATCTTTAAGTCCTAAGGAAGTGGTTTTACTTGAAAATCTCAGATTCCATAAAGGAGAAGAAGATAACGACCCTGAATTTGCAAAACAACTTGCAAGCCTTGGAGATATTTTTGTGAATGACGCTTTTGCAACTGCGCATAGAATTGCTGCTTCTACTGCAGGAATTACACAATATTTGCCTTCTGTTGCAGGGTTGTTGATGGAAAAAGAGATAAACACCCTTACTAAGATTCTTGAAAATCCCGATAAACCTTATGTTGCTATCTTAGGTGGAGCAAAAGTGTCAGATAAAATTGGCCTTATTAGAAACCTTATTTCTAAGGTCGATAAAATACTCATAGGCGGAGGTATGTGTTTTACCTTTCTTAAGGCACTTGGTTATGAAACAGGAATGTCACTCTGTGAAGTTGATAAACTTGATGTTGCAAAAAATCTTTTAGAAGAGGCAAAGAAAAAAGGAGTAAAGATTGTTTTGCCAGTTGATGTTGTTGGAGCAAGTGAAGTAAAAGAATCAGGTTATGCGGGTATCTTCGATATTGAAGAGATGCCGTCTAACCTTATTGGTGTAGATATTGGACCAAAAACCGTAAAACTCTTCGAAAACGAAATAAATGGTGCAAAAACACTTGTTTGGAATGGTCCTCTTGGAGTTTTTGAGATTGAGAAATTTAGCGAAGGAACATACGAACTTGCAAAATTTATAGGTAGTTTGAAAGGAGTTATAACAGTCGTAGGTGGTGGAGAAACTGTTGCTGCCTTTAGAAAATTTAACTTACAAGATAGTATAACGCATCTTTCAA containing:
- a CDS encoding phosphoglycerate kinase, with amino-acid sequence MPKKTLKDVDVRNKRVLVRVDFNVPITKDGKVLDEFRILGVLPTINYLREHNAKVILMSHLGRPKGFDESLKMDPIKDVLEKLGGFKVYKLNDCVGDEVESFINESLSPKEVVLLENLRFHKGEEDNDPEFAKQLASLGDIFVNDAFATAHRIAASTAGITQYLPSVAGLLMEKEINTLTKILENPDKPYVAILGGAKVSDKIGLIRNLISKVDKILIGGGMCFTFLKALGYETGMSLCEVDKLDVAKNLLEEAKKKGVKIVLPVDVVGASEVKESGYAGIFDIEEMPSNLIGVDIGPKTVKLFENEINGAKTLVWNGPLGVFEIEKFSEGTYELAKFIGSLKGVITVVGGGETVAAFRKFNLQDSITHLSTGGGAFLEFLEGKVLPAVDALEDLG